From one Rosa rugosa chromosome 4, drRosRugo1.1, whole genome shotgun sequence genomic stretch:
- the LOC133707550 gene encoding probable glucan 1,3-beta-glucosidase A has product MAFNSRTWPLCLVLISCMISISFGRKMTAQTSTPVKAVNLGGWLLTEGWIKPSLFDGIPNKDFLDGTGLQFKSVTTGKFLAAENGGGSIIVANRTSASGWETFKLWRINETTFNFRVFGKQFVGIDVKGNGKDVVAVVTAPGVSETFEIIRKPDDSSRVRIKAPNGFFLQAKTEVLVTADYAESSSGWGDNDPSVFVITISGRLQGEFQITNGYGKLAPKVMKEHWRTFIVEDDFDFISKNGLNAVRIPVGWWISSDPNPPHPYVGGSLKALDNAFLWSQKYGLKVIIDLHAAPGSQNGFEHSASRDGSQEWGQTDANIQQTVDVIEFLTARYAKSPSLYAVELINEPLSPGTSLQNLTTYYKAGYAAVRKHSSTAFVVFSNRLGPMEPTELFPVASGLERVVIDVHYYNLFVSAFDNLTVQQNIDFIYTNRTTDLNTVTTSNGPLTFVGEWVAEWNVRDATKEDYQRFAKAQLEVWGRATFGWAYWTLRNVNNHWSLEWMIKNGYINLPT; this is encoded by the exons ATGGCTTTCAACTCAAGAACATGGCCACTATGCTTAGTACTCATTTCATGTATGATCTCTATTTCTTTTGGAAGAAAAATGACTGCTCAAACTTCTACTCCAGTAAAAGCAGTTAATCTCGGAGGTTGGCTACTTACAGAAGGCTGGATTAAACCTTCTCTTTTCGACGGCATTCCCAACAAGGACTTCTTG GATGGAACCGGCCTTCAGTTCAAATCAGTCACAACTGGGAAATTTCTTGCTGCTGAGAATGGAGGAGGAAGCATCATAGTTGCCAACCGAACCTCAGCTTCAGGCTGGGAAACATTCAAA TTGTGGAGGATCAATGAGACCACATTTAATTTCAGGGTCTTCGGCAAACAATTTGTGGGAATTGAtgtaaagggaaatggaaaagACGTGGTGGCTGTTGTGACCGCGCCGGGTGTATCGGAAACATTTGAAATCATAAGAAAACCGGATGATTCAAGCCGGGTACGGATCAAAGCACCCAATGGATTCTTCTTGCAGGCGAAGACAGAGGTGTTGGTTACAGCTGATTATGCAGAGAGTAGTAGTGGATGGGGAGACAATGATCCTTCTGTTTTTGTGATTACCATTTCTGGACGTTTGCAGGGGGAGTTTCAAATAACAAATGGTTATGGAAAATTGGCTCCTAAAGTCATGAAG GAGCACTGGAGGACATTCATTGTTGAAGACGACTTTGATTTCATATCAAAAAATGGATTAAACGCAGTGAGAATACCAGTTGGTTGGTGGATATCAAGCGACCCAAACCCTCCACACCCTTATGTTGGGGGTTCCTTGAAAGCCTTGGACAATGCCTTCCTCTGGTCACA GAAATATGGATTGAAGGTAATAATTGACCTGCATGCAGCACCAGGATCTCAAAATGGTTTTGAACACAGTGCTTCAAGAGATGGATCTCAGGAATGGGGCCAAACCGATGCTAACATACAGCAGACAGTTGATGTCATCGAGTTCTTGACTGCAAG GTATGCAAAGAGTCCAAGCCTATACGCAGTTGAGCTCATCAACGAACCACTCTCCCCAGGAACTTCTCTGCAGAACTTGACCACATACTACAAGGCTGGTTATGCTGCGGTTCGCAAGCACTCTTCCACAGCTTTCGTTGTGTTCTCAAACAGACTAGGACCAATGGAACCGACTGAGCTCTTTCCTGTTGCCAGTGGCTTGGAGAGAGTCGTCATTGATGTCCATTACTATAACCTCTTTGTGAGTGCTTTTGACAACTTGACTGTCCAACAGAACATCGACTTCATCTATACTAATCGGACTACGGATTTGAACACTGTTACCACATCAAATGGCCCTCTCACTTTTGTTG GTGAATGGGTAGCTGAATGGAATGTGAGAGATGCAACAAAGGAGGATTACCAAAGATTTGCCAAGGCTCAGTTAGAAGTCTGGGGGCGAGCAACATTTGGGTGGGCTTATTGGACTCTTAGGAACGTCAATAACCATTGGAGTCTTGAGTGGATGATAAAGAATGGTTACATAAATCTGCCAACTTAA
- the LOC133744128 gene encoding FCS-Like Zinc finger 6, with amino-acid sequence MLLGKRPRPPMKRTTSMSEITFDLNTEAQPQPSDPHNPFSPLAFDGLMVKMASSSPSPRNHRRNSADFVETPHFLRACGLCKRRLVPGRDIYMYRGDTAFCSLECRQQQMTLDERNDKCSSSASTAVVAGHHVSSKGETMAAV; translated from the exons ATGTTGTTGGGGAAGAGACCAAGGCCTCCAATGAAGAGGACCACAAGCATGTCAGAGATCACCTTTGATCTGAACACTGAAGCTCAACCTCAGCCCTCAGATCCCCACAACCCCTTCAGCCCTCTGGCGTTTGATGGCCTTATGGTGAAGATGGCCTCCTCATCACCCTCACCTAGAAACCACAGAAGGAACTCTGCTGATTTCGTTGAGACTCCTCACTTCTTGAGGGCTTGCGGTCTCTGCAAACGCCGCCTTGTTCCTGGCCGCGATATTTACATGTATAG AGGTGATACTGCTTTCTGCAGTCTAGAGTGCCGGCAGCAACAGATGACCCTTGATGAGAGGAATGATAAGTGTTCATCTTCGGCTTCCACCGCCGTCGTCGCCGGACACCATGTCTCTTCCAAAGGGGAAACTATGGCCGCTGTGTAG